From Epinephelus lanceolatus isolate andai-2023 chromosome 5, ASM4190304v1, whole genome shotgun sequence, the proteins below share one genomic window:
- the rfx7b gene encoding DNA-binding protein RFX7 isoform X2, with amino-acid sequence MADDQQQPGQKPASGLGSLPALVPGLQGPEANALQFKIKNSICKSVQSKVDSILQDVEKFTDIEKLYLYLKLPSGPSSGNDKSDQSSMSSSRTQQMYAFNWIRNHLEEHPETSLPKQEVYDEYKSYCDNLGYNPLSAADFGKIMKNVFPNMKARRLGMRGKSKYCYSGLRKKAFVHMPSLPNLDLQKSGDGCELMEPTGQSPSAEDEMRSAACGLVCEWAQKVLSRQFDNVEDLARFLLNSHYIGTKSMAALTVMTGTPTGMKTPTPASAFVPTAETNSFQPQVKTLPSPSVDAKQQLQRKIQKKQQEQKLHSPLPSETQVKRTEASTPGPTIPCGSPALLSPQPTIGIVVAAVPSPVTVQRGRQLMTSPSPVGTTEGKVLPVNFQVVTQSLKQSPKTPQNISASPVGDRLARHGTRYAQILPKPSATSAITLRSPPTLLITNSPIKTVMPTPHVSSVNVVKMTAIALAPSSSSTTVRPASAGVNTIAASDDSQQSQGGSSAAPQSPAIRPSAPVSTPVLSTDTKVVSEAGNDNNSTHGTEKTAAGAKEERMAKFRAASEPSFLIKCSPGPDKGGRIKSDPTSPPISVAVAGTQDSNNSNCHDSTLYLTVDNQNSNSNTSSNGSSAVTTTSKDPCLDAKSPRKRTGPGGESHVIPVKRVFISQQPLAVVDNPKPGVSAALKRIPRPGTPARPESAPCKVTVKHTSIGPTQILALSDSPITHTEGSQTVVKPQALVVKREDHSLSTDTSTGAAGNNTSDQALLRQITGDPHAIPANSGAHEASVMSDLKSTIWEEGQLDELRKQAFAQQIPAEHKQAPTDQLSIIAQPSEASGQLTLPQEMVDFAGSQPNMDYFPFNDDDMTQDSIVEELVQMEEQMKLKGLFSSCVDVSLQGQSASSQGSILNAHQAGTTFFHSAHSSTTPVQTPTPTPTPTPTPTPTSEMTLGHSLTRESPCSRLAPITPVDGAMGRHTPISTPLSNCSSSVPPSPVECRNPFAFTPINSSITGYHDASIVSSSPVKPMQRPMATHPDKAKLEWINNRYNSNSAGPLPSHSIGILPSYQDLVDDQFRKPHAFAIPGQSFQAQSRQDAAHFGRLTPISPVQQQQQQQQQQQQQQQQQQQQLVTTPTKQESFAVPAPLDNKASTSSASSTFRCRSVSPAVRQRNFSGNTGPLTTTTNSTTTTTSTRTVVSPFNSPITSEVLNILSNSQTVGSVHSMVQRSQSVPLNIMMQSEMLPVQGQSNTAKITNVLLSKMEADGDDSVRGLGINNLPSNYTARMNLTQILETTPGFAGGTAHQTQLPVSSSPAAFELQQHGYLTTSSGEQVSFPTGDSQAQAGPGEQDQQQQQQQLQENPVQTQPQLLLQSTQQQETEDEQQQLDFNNTVKDLLGDDGLNPSSQLVGQVASELNAVASDFSNDIRLTSDLSSSITDLNTLDTNLLFDPNQQQEQYEDSTLEELKNDPLFQQICSDTVNSGFDWLESKDQPTTVEMLG; translated from the exons caaGATGTTGAGAAGTTTACAGACATCGAAAAACTCTACCTCTACCTTAAGTTGCCTTCTGGTCCCAGCAGTGGCAATGATAAAAG TGATCAGAGTTCCATGTCGTCAAGCCGTACTCAACAGATGTATGCTTTCAACTGGATACGGAATCACCTAGAAGAGCACCCAGAGACTTCCCTCCCAAAGCAAGAGGTGTATGATGAATACAA GAGCTATTGTGACAATCTCGGCTACAATCCACTGAGTGCAGCAGACTTTGGGAAGATCATGAAGAATGTCTTTCCTAACATGAAGGCACGTCGACTGGGCATGAGGGGCAAATCCAA ATACTGTTATAGCGGGCTAAGGAAGAAAGCTTTTGTTCACATGCCGTCCTTACCCAACCTGGATCTGCAGAAATCTGGTGATGGG TGTGAGCTGATGGAGCCGACGGGCCAGTCCCCGAGCGCTGAAGATGAAATGAGATCTGCAGCCTGTGGACTGGTGTGTGAGTGGGCCCAAAAGGTCCTGAGTCGTCAGTTTGACAACGTGGAGGACCTGGCCCGCTTCTTGCTCAATAGCCACTACATTGGTACTAAGTCCATGGCTGCACTCACTGTTATGACCGGAACACCCACAG GAATGAAGACGCCAACTCCAGCCTCCGCATTTGTGCCAACAGCTGAGACAAACTCTTTCCAGCCCCAGGTGAAGACCCTGCCCTCTCCCTCTGTTGATGCAAAGCAGCAATTGCAGCGTAAGAtccagaagaagcagcaggagcagaagCTCCACTCACCCCTGCCCAGCGAGACCCAAGTCAAGAGAACGGAGGCCAGTACCCCTGGCCCTACCATCCCCTGTGGCAGCCCTGCTCTGCTGTCCCCTCAGCCCACCATAGGCATCGTGGTAGCAGCTGTCCCCAGCCCAGTCACG GTACAGAGAGGCAGGCAGTTGATGACCTCACCCAGCCCTGTTGGGACAACAGAGGGAAAAGTGTTGCCTGTAAACTTCCAAGTAGTCACTCAGTCTCTTAAACAGTCCCCCAAAACTCCCCAGAACATCTCAGCTAGTCCTGTGGGTGACCGGCTGGCACGACACGGTACGCGGTACGCACAAATTCTGCCCAAACCCTCTGCCACCAGTGCCATCACACTGCGCTCACCCCCCACCCTGCTCATCACCAACAGCCCCATAAAAACTGTGATGCCAACTCCCCACGTCAGCTCAGTCAACGTGGTGAAGATGACGGCCATTGCTCTggctcccagcagcagcagcacaaccgtGCGTCCTGCCTCAGCGGGTGTGAATACCATAGCAGCTTCGGACGACTCCCAGCAGTCACAAGGTGGGAGCTCGGCTGCCCCTCAGTCTCCTGCAATCAGACCCAGTGCCCCTGTCTCCACCCCAGTCCTCTCCACTGACACCAAAGTGGTGTCTGAAGCTGGAAATGACAATAACTCCACCCATGGCACAGAGAAAACTGCTGCTGGGGCCAAAGAGGAGAGAATGGCTAAGTTCAGGGCTGCCAGTGAGCCAAGCTTCCTGATAAAGTGCTCTCCCGGACCAGACAAAGGGGGAAGGATAAAAAGTGACCCCACATCCCCTCCCATCTCGGTAGCTGTGGCTGGGACTCAGGACAGCAATAACAGTAACTGCCATGACAGTACTTTGTACTTGACTGTTGATAATCAGAACTCGAATAGCAACACGTCATCCAATGGCTCCTCCGCTGTTACCACAACATCGAAGGATCCCTGCCTAGATGCCAAGAGCCCCAGGAAGCGCACAGGCCCAGGCGGAGAGTCCCATGTGATTCCTGTAAAGAGGGTGTTTATCTCCCAGCAGCCACTAGCTGTAGTTGACAATCCCAAACCTGGAGTCAGTGCTGCATTAAAGAGGATCCCCAGACCGGGAACCCCTGCCAGACCAGAGAGTGCCCCCTGCAAAGTGACTGTGAAACACACCTCCATAGGGCCCACACAGATTCTTGCACTCTCTGACTCGCccatcacacacactgagggcTCCCAGACTGTTGTCAAACCCCAGGCGTTGGTGGTGAAACGTGAAGACCATTCTCTCAGCACTGACACCAGCACCGGAGCAGCTGGAAACAACACGTCGGATCAGGCGTTGCTTCGGCAGATCACCGGGGACCCTCATGCCATACCAGCCAACTCAGGAGCACACGAAGCCTCTGTGATGAGTGACTTAAAGAGCACAATATGGGAGGAGGGACAGCTTGACGAACTTCGGAAGCAGGCGTTTGCGCAGCAGATACCAGCAGAACACAAACAAGCCCCTACTGACCAGCTTTCCATTATAGCTCAACCCTCCGAGGCCTCGGGCCAGCTCACCCTCCCGCAGGAGATGGTGGACTTTGCAGGTTCTCAACCCAACATGGACTACTTTCCGTTCAACGATGATGACATGACCCAGGACAGCATTGTGGAGGAGCTAGTCCAAATGGAGGAGCAGATGAAGCTGAAGGGTCTCTTTAGTAGCTGTGTCGATGTGTCTTTACAAGGCCAGTCAGCCAGCAGTCAAGGCTCTATCCTAAATGCTCACCAGGCCGGCACTACCTTCTTCCACTCTGCCCACAGCAGCACCACTCCTGTCCAGACTCCCACTCCAACACCCACACCAACTCCGACTCCCACCCCCACCTCTGAAATGACGCTTGGGCACAGCCTAACAAGAGAGAGTCCCTGCTCCCGCTTGGCTCCCATCACACCTGTGGATGGAGCCATGGGTCGCCACACCCCCATCAGCACGCCACTGTCCaactgcagcagcagcgtcCCCCCAAGCCCAGTGGAGTGCAGGAACCCTTTTGCGTTCACTCCTATTAACTCAAGCATCACAGGTTATCACGACGCCAGTATTGTCTCCAGCAGCCCtgtgaagccaatgcagaggCCAATGGCAACACACCCTGACAAGGCCAAACTGGAGTGGATCAACAACCGCTACAACAGCAACTCTGCGGGTCCGTTGCCCAGCCATAGCATTGGCATCCTGCCCAGCTACCAAGACCTGGTAGATGACCAGTTTCGTAAGCCACATGCTTTTGCAATTCCTGGCCAGTCATTTCAGGCTCAGTCGAGACAGGATGCTGCTCACTTTGGCCGTTTGACGCCCATTTCACCggtgcagcaacagcagcagcagcaacagcaacaacaacaacaacagcagcagcagcagcagcagttggtAACTACTCCTACTAAACAGGAGAGTTTTGCTGTGCCAGCACCGTTAGACAACAAGGCATCCACCTCATCTGCATCCAGTACTTTCCGTTGCCGCAGTGTCAGTCCTGCAGTGCGCCAGAGAAACTTCAGTGGCAACACGGGCCCTCTAACCACCACCACCAAttcaaccaccaccaccacctccacccgAACCGTGGTTTCACCCTTTAACTCCCCCATCACCTCCGAGGTGCTCAACATCCTGTCCAACAGCCAGACAGTCGGCTCTGTCCACAGCATGGTTCAGCGTAGCCAGTCTGTGCCCCTGAACATCATGATGCAGAGTGAGATGCTGCCTGTGCAGGGTCAGAGTAACACCGCCAAAATCACCAACGTTCTTCTCAGCAAGATGGAGGCTGACGGGGATGATTCTGTCCGTGGCCTGGGTATTAACAACCTCCCCTCTAACTACACGGCTCGCATGAACCTCACACAGATCCTGGAGACCACTCCTGGCTTCGCTGGGGGAACAGCTCACCAGACTCAGCTGCCTGTTAGCTCCAGCCCTGCTGCCTTTGAGCTCCAGCAGCATGGCTACCTCACCACCAGCAGTGGCGAACAGGTGAGTTTCCCCACTGGGGACAGCCAAGCACAAGCAGGTCCTGGTGAGCAAgaccagcaacagcagcagcagcagctccaggaGAATCCTGTGCAGACACAACCACAGCTCCTCCTCCAgagcacacagcagcaggagacaGAGGACGAGCAACAGCAGCTggatttcaacaacactgtcaaGGACTTGTTGGGGGACGATGGCCTCAACCCCAGTTCCCAGTTAGTGGGTCAGGTAGCTTCGGAGCTCAACGCTGTGGCGTCTGACTTCTCAAACGACATCAGACTGACCTCAGATCTGTCCAGTAGCATCACTGACCTTAACACGTTGGACACCAACCTGCTGTTTGACCCTAATCAGCAGCAGGAACAATATGAAGACTCAACACTGGAAGAACTGAAGAACGACCCGCTTTTTCAGCAGATATGCAGTGATACTGTGAACTCTGGCTTTGACTGGCTAGAAAGCAAAGACCAGCCTACTACAGTAGAGATGCTGGGCTAA
- the rfx7b gene encoding DNA-binding protein RFX7 isoform X1, which yields MADDQQQPGQKPASGLGSLPALVPGLQGPEANALQFKIKNSICKSVQSKVDSILQDVEKFTDIEKLYLYLKLPSGPSSGNDKRTENERGSSTPGLCDQSSMSSSRTQQMYAFNWIRNHLEEHPETSLPKQEVYDEYKSYCDNLGYNPLSAADFGKIMKNVFPNMKARRLGMRGKSKYCYSGLRKKAFVHMPSLPNLDLQKSGDGCELMEPTGQSPSAEDEMRSAACGLVCEWAQKVLSRQFDNVEDLARFLLNSHYIGTKSMAALTVMTGTPTGMKTPTPASAFVPTAETNSFQPQVKTLPSPSVDAKQQLQRKIQKKQQEQKLHSPLPSETQVKRTEASTPGPTIPCGSPALLSPQPTIGIVVAAVPSPVTVQRGRQLMTSPSPVGTTEGKVLPVNFQVVTQSLKQSPKTPQNISASPVGDRLARHGTRYAQILPKPSATSAITLRSPPTLLITNSPIKTVMPTPHVSSVNVVKMTAIALAPSSSSTTVRPASAGVNTIAASDDSQQSQGGSSAAPQSPAIRPSAPVSTPVLSTDTKVVSEAGNDNNSTHGTEKTAAGAKEERMAKFRAASEPSFLIKCSPGPDKGGRIKSDPTSPPISVAVAGTQDSNNSNCHDSTLYLTVDNQNSNSNTSSNGSSAVTTTSKDPCLDAKSPRKRTGPGGESHVIPVKRVFISQQPLAVVDNPKPGVSAALKRIPRPGTPARPESAPCKVTVKHTSIGPTQILALSDSPITHTEGSQTVVKPQALVVKREDHSLSTDTSTGAAGNNTSDQALLRQITGDPHAIPANSGAHEASVMSDLKSTIWEEGQLDELRKQAFAQQIPAEHKQAPTDQLSIIAQPSEASGQLTLPQEMVDFAGSQPNMDYFPFNDDDMTQDSIVEELVQMEEQMKLKGLFSSCVDVSLQGQSASSQGSILNAHQAGTTFFHSAHSSTTPVQTPTPTPTPTPTPTPTSEMTLGHSLTRESPCSRLAPITPVDGAMGRHTPISTPLSNCSSSVPPSPVECRNPFAFTPINSSITGYHDASIVSSSPVKPMQRPMATHPDKAKLEWINNRYNSNSAGPLPSHSIGILPSYQDLVDDQFRKPHAFAIPGQSFQAQSRQDAAHFGRLTPISPVQQQQQQQQQQQQQQQQQQQQLVTTPTKQESFAVPAPLDNKASTSSASSTFRCRSVSPAVRQRNFSGNTGPLTTTTNSTTTTTSTRTVVSPFNSPITSEVLNILSNSQTVGSVHSMVQRSQSVPLNIMMQSEMLPVQGQSNTAKITNVLLSKMEADGDDSVRGLGINNLPSNYTARMNLTQILETTPGFAGGTAHQTQLPVSSSPAAFELQQHGYLTTSSGEQVSFPTGDSQAQAGPGEQDQQQQQQQLQENPVQTQPQLLLQSTQQQETEDEQQQLDFNNTVKDLLGDDGLNPSSQLVGQVASELNAVASDFSNDIRLTSDLSSSITDLNTLDTNLLFDPNQQQEQYEDSTLEELKNDPLFQQICSDTVNSGFDWLESKDQPTTVEMLG from the exons caaGATGTTGAGAAGTTTACAGACATCGAAAAACTCTACCTCTACCTTAAGTTGCCTTCTGGTCCCAGCAGTGGCAATGATAAAA GGACTGAGAATGAGAGGGGGTCCTCCACTCCTGGATTATG TGATCAGAGTTCCATGTCGTCAAGCCGTACTCAACAGATGTATGCTTTCAACTGGATACGGAATCACCTAGAAGAGCACCCAGAGACTTCCCTCCCAAAGCAAGAGGTGTATGATGAATACAA GAGCTATTGTGACAATCTCGGCTACAATCCACTGAGTGCAGCAGACTTTGGGAAGATCATGAAGAATGTCTTTCCTAACATGAAGGCACGTCGACTGGGCATGAGGGGCAAATCCAA ATACTGTTATAGCGGGCTAAGGAAGAAAGCTTTTGTTCACATGCCGTCCTTACCCAACCTGGATCTGCAGAAATCTGGTGATGGG TGTGAGCTGATGGAGCCGACGGGCCAGTCCCCGAGCGCTGAAGATGAAATGAGATCTGCAGCCTGTGGACTGGTGTGTGAGTGGGCCCAAAAGGTCCTGAGTCGTCAGTTTGACAACGTGGAGGACCTGGCCCGCTTCTTGCTCAATAGCCACTACATTGGTACTAAGTCCATGGCTGCACTCACTGTTATGACCGGAACACCCACAG GAATGAAGACGCCAACTCCAGCCTCCGCATTTGTGCCAACAGCTGAGACAAACTCTTTCCAGCCCCAGGTGAAGACCCTGCCCTCTCCCTCTGTTGATGCAAAGCAGCAATTGCAGCGTAAGAtccagaagaagcagcaggagcagaagCTCCACTCACCCCTGCCCAGCGAGACCCAAGTCAAGAGAACGGAGGCCAGTACCCCTGGCCCTACCATCCCCTGTGGCAGCCCTGCTCTGCTGTCCCCTCAGCCCACCATAGGCATCGTGGTAGCAGCTGTCCCCAGCCCAGTCACG GTACAGAGAGGCAGGCAGTTGATGACCTCACCCAGCCCTGTTGGGACAACAGAGGGAAAAGTGTTGCCTGTAAACTTCCAAGTAGTCACTCAGTCTCTTAAACAGTCCCCCAAAACTCCCCAGAACATCTCAGCTAGTCCTGTGGGTGACCGGCTGGCACGACACGGTACGCGGTACGCACAAATTCTGCCCAAACCCTCTGCCACCAGTGCCATCACACTGCGCTCACCCCCCACCCTGCTCATCACCAACAGCCCCATAAAAACTGTGATGCCAACTCCCCACGTCAGCTCAGTCAACGTGGTGAAGATGACGGCCATTGCTCTggctcccagcagcagcagcacaaccgtGCGTCCTGCCTCAGCGGGTGTGAATACCATAGCAGCTTCGGACGACTCCCAGCAGTCACAAGGTGGGAGCTCGGCTGCCCCTCAGTCTCCTGCAATCAGACCCAGTGCCCCTGTCTCCACCCCAGTCCTCTCCACTGACACCAAAGTGGTGTCTGAAGCTGGAAATGACAATAACTCCACCCATGGCACAGAGAAAACTGCTGCTGGGGCCAAAGAGGAGAGAATGGCTAAGTTCAGGGCTGCCAGTGAGCCAAGCTTCCTGATAAAGTGCTCTCCCGGACCAGACAAAGGGGGAAGGATAAAAAGTGACCCCACATCCCCTCCCATCTCGGTAGCTGTGGCTGGGACTCAGGACAGCAATAACAGTAACTGCCATGACAGTACTTTGTACTTGACTGTTGATAATCAGAACTCGAATAGCAACACGTCATCCAATGGCTCCTCCGCTGTTACCACAACATCGAAGGATCCCTGCCTAGATGCCAAGAGCCCCAGGAAGCGCACAGGCCCAGGCGGAGAGTCCCATGTGATTCCTGTAAAGAGGGTGTTTATCTCCCAGCAGCCACTAGCTGTAGTTGACAATCCCAAACCTGGAGTCAGTGCTGCATTAAAGAGGATCCCCAGACCGGGAACCCCTGCCAGACCAGAGAGTGCCCCCTGCAAAGTGACTGTGAAACACACCTCCATAGGGCCCACACAGATTCTTGCACTCTCTGACTCGCccatcacacacactgagggcTCCCAGACTGTTGTCAAACCCCAGGCGTTGGTGGTGAAACGTGAAGACCATTCTCTCAGCACTGACACCAGCACCGGAGCAGCTGGAAACAACACGTCGGATCAGGCGTTGCTTCGGCAGATCACCGGGGACCCTCATGCCATACCAGCCAACTCAGGAGCACACGAAGCCTCTGTGATGAGTGACTTAAAGAGCACAATATGGGAGGAGGGACAGCTTGACGAACTTCGGAAGCAGGCGTTTGCGCAGCAGATACCAGCAGAACACAAACAAGCCCCTACTGACCAGCTTTCCATTATAGCTCAACCCTCCGAGGCCTCGGGCCAGCTCACCCTCCCGCAGGAGATGGTGGACTTTGCAGGTTCTCAACCCAACATGGACTACTTTCCGTTCAACGATGATGACATGACCCAGGACAGCATTGTGGAGGAGCTAGTCCAAATGGAGGAGCAGATGAAGCTGAAGGGTCTCTTTAGTAGCTGTGTCGATGTGTCTTTACAAGGCCAGTCAGCCAGCAGTCAAGGCTCTATCCTAAATGCTCACCAGGCCGGCACTACCTTCTTCCACTCTGCCCACAGCAGCACCACTCCTGTCCAGACTCCCACTCCAACACCCACACCAACTCCGACTCCCACCCCCACCTCTGAAATGACGCTTGGGCACAGCCTAACAAGAGAGAGTCCCTGCTCCCGCTTGGCTCCCATCACACCTGTGGATGGAGCCATGGGTCGCCACACCCCCATCAGCACGCCACTGTCCaactgcagcagcagcgtcCCCCCAAGCCCAGTGGAGTGCAGGAACCCTTTTGCGTTCACTCCTATTAACTCAAGCATCACAGGTTATCACGACGCCAGTATTGTCTCCAGCAGCCCtgtgaagccaatgcagaggCCAATGGCAACACACCCTGACAAGGCCAAACTGGAGTGGATCAACAACCGCTACAACAGCAACTCTGCGGGTCCGTTGCCCAGCCATAGCATTGGCATCCTGCCCAGCTACCAAGACCTGGTAGATGACCAGTTTCGTAAGCCACATGCTTTTGCAATTCCTGGCCAGTCATTTCAGGCTCAGTCGAGACAGGATGCTGCTCACTTTGGCCGTTTGACGCCCATTTCACCggtgcagcaacagcagcagcagcaacagcaacaacaacaacaacagcagcagcagcagcagcagttggtAACTACTCCTACTAAACAGGAGAGTTTTGCTGTGCCAGCACCGTTAGACAACAAGGCATCCACCTCATCTGCATCCAGTACTTTCCGTTGCCGCAGTGTCAGTCCTGCAGTGCGCCAGAGAAACTTCAGTGGCAACACGGGCCCTCTAACCACCACCACCAAttcaaccaccaccaccacctccacccgAACCGTGGTTTCACCCTTTAACTCCCCCATCACCTCCGAGGTGCTCAACATCCTGTCCAACAGCCAGACAGTCGGCTCTGTCCACAGCATGGTTCAGCGTAGCCAGTCTGTGCCCCTGAACATCATGATGCAGAGTGAGATGCTGCCTGTGCAGGGTCAGAGTAACACCGCCAAAATCACCAACGTTCTTCTCAGCAAGATGGAGGCTGACGGGGATGATTCTGTCCGTGGCCTGGGTATTAACAACCTCCCCTCTAACTACACGGCTCGCATGAACCTCACACAGATCCTGGAGACCACTCCTGGCTTCGCTGGGGGAACAGCTCACCAGACTCAGCTGCCTGTTAGCTCCAGCCCTGCTGCCTTTGAGCTCCAGCAGCATGGCTACCTCACCACCAGCAGTGGCGAACAGGTGAGTTTCCCCACTGGGGACAGCCAAGCACAAGCAGGTCCTGGTGAGCAAgaccagcaacagcagcagcagcagctccaggaGAATCCTGTGCAGACACAACCACAGCTCCTCCTCCAgagcacacagcagcaggagacaGAGGACGAGCAACAGCAGCTggatttcaacaacactgtcaaGGACTTGTTGGGGGACGATGGCCTCAACCCCAGTTCCCAGTTAGTGGGTCAGGTAGCTTCGGAGCTCAACGCTGTGGCGTCTGACTTCTCAAACGACATCAGACTGACCTCAGATCTGTCCAGTAGCATCACTGACCTTAACACGTTGGACACCAACCTGCTGTTTGACCCTAATCAGCAGCAGGAACAATATGAAGACTCAACACTGGAAGAACTGAAGAACGACCCGCTTTTTCAGCAGATATGCAGTGATACTGTGAACTCTGGCTTTGACTGGCTAGAAAGCAAAGACCAGCCTACTACAGTAGAGATGCTGGGCTAA